The window tgccAAGGGGGGATGAGTCTATGGCTgataagtgatatatgtgcacacatactaatcataggtcaaaacagcgcttaatttggctgaattataaaaagcaGAAGTgttaaaacgaagagccgtttgggagccgaaagagccggctcttcttggtgagctgagccaaataatctggctcactaaaaagagccgaaattcccatcactaatCACATGTCCTGCGTAATGACGTCACGCAGCAGCGTCCCGACTCCGACGTGCTCCTCCATAATGTCGGTGTCCTGGTTACAATGGGGACTGTTGTGAATCTCTCGTTAACAGACTTCTCTGAATAGCGGCGGATTACTCACACAGCGGTCTGGTGTTTTGGGTGATTTACTGAGACGGCTACATGTTAAAGGTAAGAGTCGTGTTTCATTACAAACAGAGGGAGGATTCTCGAGCTGTACCTAGTTTAGACGTGGAGCCTCGGCGGCGTTGAGACCTCGAGCAGAGCaggttagcttgttagcttggAGCTAGCCGAGGCTAATATCATTGAATGCTAGTGAGCTGTTGCCAGGTTCGTTATGCTAATTCGGGGGATTTCTTCTTAAGTAAGCTGTTAACAGCTGACGTTAGCTTAGTAACATCTACCCAATAATGATTCATATAGCCTAGTTTGTACTATGAACACAAATGGTTTGTGTGCTAATTAAATCCAGTGTTTACATTCGCTGTTATTAATACAAGTACAGATTTTAAATCTCAGATTTCATTTTTATAGCTCAAGTTTCAGGGTTGTCACAGGTTGCCAAATAAATAAGCTATCCCccttttagatagatagataataactttattgatctcaAGGAAATTCTtttgccagagattgctcaaaaatacaacaaaattacaacaagttcaagtgtataaaattaaaaaaaagtactatttctagcaccagtgcctaatagaataacaattaagtaagatacatttagtaaaatgagtaaataagataagataagtcaaataaaaaaagttaaagtaagctaataaaaaagaaaaataagtaatattgcacacaatgaacagggATATTGCACATGTAAAGagagaatgtaaaaagtagtattgcaaagatagatagatacatagtaactttattgatcccaagggaaattcaagtttccagcatcacagttccatagtgcaaaacatgttagtaaaaaagttattagtgcaaagtacaaaacaaatataccagatataaaaaatattcagaCTTAATTAGGGGAAAACTGACACTGACAGAGATTATGTATCTGACAGTTTTGCCAACTACACCACCACTGCTAGTATTCAGGGGAAGTTGCTACTTCTTATCTTCATCATTAATGGCttgtaaattgtgtttttataattgCAGTCCTGTTTTATGCATTGTATCTTGGCAGTCCAGTGCAGCGGGTCCATCCACCGTTGCCTCTCCTCagcaaatgaaggaattcaAGGAGAACTTTTCAGGCCAGTTAATTCTGGACCACATCAAGCCATGCTGGTACTGGGACAAGAAGGATTTAGCCCACACCCCCTCCCAGTCTGAAGGCCTGGACCCTGGCACAGAGGCCCGGTACCGGAGAGAAGGAGCCCGCTTCATTTTTGACGTGGGGACCAGACTTGGCCTGTATCCTTGACTGATTCATTTGAATGCTATCTATCTTAAACAATAAATCAGTGACACTTATTTCTGTTAGTGCCTAATGAAATACATCCCAACAGCATCCAAACTTTGAAGAACTTATACAACTAAAATACTGTGTCCTTCTTCTGCCTTTACGCTACACTTCCACAGAAGTTACATTAATATGTTCTTGCAACAGTGAGTAATTATTTCTAATTATTCACATTACctgtattaattattattattattattattattattacaattgtTTCCGTGAGATCCTTGACAGTCATCAGACACTATGACACACTGGCAACCGGCATCATATATTTCCACCGCTTCTACATGTTCCACTCCTTCAAGCAGTTCCCCAGATATGTAAGTTCAGCGAATAGAGTTTTCCCACTCTTCCTTCAAGTagactaaatgtgtgtgtttaatgttgtgatTTGTGTCCCGACAGGTGACGGGTGCTTGCTGTCTTTTCCTGGCGGGGAAAGTGGAGGAAACTCCAAAGAAGTGTAAAGACATCATCAAAACAGCCCGCAGCCTATTGAACGATGTGCAGTTTGCCCAGTTTGGAGATGATCCGAAGGTGCAGTTTTTCTTTTACTCGGTTGTCTTGAGACGTTTTCCCTGTTTACACTGTCCATTGTAAGTTCAAGGACAAAGTAGACTTTACTGTCTCAGTCAAGGAGTTTCTTTTGAATCGAAAAAGACTTATTGAAATGCAATTAACCTGCACTCAAGAGCGATTACGCACGTTATTAAAAGGAGACAAAGAAGGCGCAcgggacaaacaaaacacaaaacgcGATGGCAGCTGCTAAAAGCCTCGAACAAATCCTCAAGGAGATGCTGAAGCAAATGAAAGATGAAATTTAATGGTCAGTTCAGGACTCGGGACACACACTGATTTTTcaccaaattacaaaaataaaggtTTAAGTAAAGGAGAGATAGACCCTCACCTGAAATCTCACCCCAGTTATTTCTCACTCATAATggcaaaagtttaaaaaaaatgcacactagtaaataaattaagattTGATTGGTTGTTTGATTCGGACCAGTTTACCTCTTAAACTCCCCATATTGGAATGACCCGTTCTTActacatttattattcattatgtGCAACAGTATGAATTCATCATATATTTTCAGTATCAGTTgtgtcgtttttttttctcattttaatccATGTATACTGCAGGGCAGCCAACAGCTGGTAACATGCAGTGGTTTCCATACACCATAGTTTAATTTGATCTAAACTAGGCCAGACTACAGAGCCTCAGAAAAATCTACGTATTACATTACTATATGATGCTGTGATGCACCTTTTTTCAAGTCACTAGTCAGATGTGATGTTAAAGCTCCAGGTTATGCCAGTGTGTAGTTGTAGTAGTGTATAGTGTGTTCTCACCAACAGGGATATTTAAGGTATCTTTTTTTCAACAGGAGGAGGTGATGGTGTTGGAGAGAATTTTGCTCCAGACTATCAAATTTGACCTGCAGGTGGAGCACCCTTACATGTTCCTGCTGCGCTATGTCAAGCAGCTCAAAGGTGAGACGACGGGATAAGTATTATCCACAGAGGGTGATGCTTGATGGCTCTAGAAATCTGGAAAGCTTATGgatcttttttcttcttgttaAAGGAGAGAAGAATAAAGTGTGCAAGGTGCTACAAATGGCGTGGACCTTTGTCAATGACAGGTGAGCATTTGGCATGTGATACTCTCTTTGGATTACAGATGACTTCTTCTGTAGTACAGTGTGTCAGGGATACGCtttgtattttaaaactatCACTTAACCTGCTGGCTAGTAAATATCTGCGTTAAAATATTACATAAACGGGCTTTACGGTCTCGGAAGTGTTTGTTtataattaatgaattattatatGTACTATGGTCATAGTAGCCTAGTGGTTTAAGATGCAGCCAGGgccctttgttgcatgtcatcttctcttctctgtaaCCATATTGCCTGTTTCCCTGGCAGCCTGTGCACCATGCTGTCTCTGCAGTGGGAACCGGAGATCATTGCGGTAGCCGTCATGTACCTGGCCGGCCGCCTGTGTAAGTTTGACATCCAGGAGTGGACCGCCAAGCAGTCGTCACGCCGCTGGTGGGAGCAGTTTGTGCAGGACGTCCCAGTTGAGCTGCTCGAAGGTACTTATCGCGACACTTTCTGCTTCTCCTACGATATGTTTCATCTCCTCAGACATGTCTCAACAAAACATGTCTTTTGTCTTCCAGACATTTGCCACCAGATCCTGGATCTGTACTCTCAGGGCAACAAGCCCATTCCTCAGCAGAtccaggagaaggagagggcTGCTGTCCCTCAGATCCCCATCCCTCCAATGCCACAGGGATTACCACCAGTCCCcgctcctcctcccccaccaCCGAAGAAGACGTCCCCTCAGGGAGGCAGCCCTGCACGCCAGCTCAAACGCTCACACGTGAGTACAGGCTTGAATTGCATTGTGTTTGGTGTAAAACCAAGGCCACTAGtaagtaggggtgggaaaaaaatggattcaccCATGTATCgcaatttgttttttgaaatagatttttttaatgccataatcaatatttgcttcatttgaatcTATGCGgcggtagaaggaagttaccgcttttattgttgtagtctgagtaacatgacgtcatatccgttccctATCCgttaaccaaaacaaaccgcagtcggccgcagcgagccgaaacgagaaagtattaaacggcggagggtctgcgtggatacgacctgcaccctcacattttaaatccaaagtgataaacactacacgtacagtaaagtatggaaacactttgtctttcacacattgccaggaaaagcagagctgcatgctaactctgtcatggacaggaaccgttatcgtattgcggtaacgtgcggtccgacgctacaactgtagagcacccatatactgacatttatgttaaatgcattcaaacggccccgatggagctggccatggatgtataaagagaacggagagAATGGAGCTAAAAGTAAGAGCTAGAGACAGACTTGAcgaagttagtggaagtatacatgtgtaaCCAcgtctgtttttcaaaataaggtgtttacAAATGGAACTGTCTCTACAAaacacatatatggaaataagattgattggattatattcaccagaagtataaaacattacatgtcgcttatatattaaaaagaaaataccacttatTTGTGaagtaaaatgtattaataaataatgcctgacaatgactaatATATTTGTCTTTAGGATATCTCTgtctacatacatgctgaaaatcaaacatttttactcttaatttagatattttccaaagtaaaagtccctagaagtgtttgattcaactttttcccatggtctagtgttaaaaaagttaacaaaaattgcaatacttgtagaatcacgatacatatcaaatcgggagatagatgtttcgtcccagccctattagAAAGTCCCCCGATTTAGATttctatatttgtttatttaagatTTCCAACAGATCCTATAACTTGTGTGCGTGTTTGACTTGTGTCATACGCTCAACATAACCTACCTCAAAGTGGGAACTGAGTAATttgcattcatgtttttatgttgttgttttttccagaCATCCCCGAAAGATGAACCAAAGGCTCCAGGTAAGACTTTTGTTAAAAGGCAAAATTCTgctcatttgtgttttaaaacttCATATCTTGTAAAAACGTCCACTGAAATACCTCCAAGAAAAGTTTGCTAATTAACATGACTTCAATTTAGATAAAGTCTTGGCAAGATTACAGATATATATACCGAAGTGTCTGGGATTAGTATTTTCCTGGCAGGCTTTAGGATTTTATGAATATTCAAGCCTATAGCAAAGTTCCCTAATGCATTCACTGAATTTAAAAAAGCTTTTGCATCGTTATTGACCAATGTGTTTTAATCTACAGAACAAGTTGGATTAAAGATTCCCAGACTGGAGAGCCCGATGCCCCCTCTGCCTACATCGCAGCCTCCTCCAGGTAAGACCGGACTGTTTACCGTCTTCCTTCAGTGTAATATTGTGAGGAAGATCGAGTGATTTAGAGTGCAGGTATGTGCTGGCATCCTCTCAAACACCCTGCTGTCTGTTTGCGTGTGGCATCAAATACTGGCATATTGAGCAGCCAAGAACCCCCCGCCTGGGACGCCAGCTTAGAAAGCAACCCAAAGTCTTTAGTCCTCTCAGTCTGCTTACATAACCAGCAACTCGTCTGGACATTACGTTTCGCAACACACGCATGCTCCCAACCTCTCCCAGACCAATCTGATTAGTGCTTGAGCCTGATAATGAGACCTCCTATGTGGCTGCAGTCTTGGTCTAGCTGTGTGCTCACAGTCTGGGAATGGAGAGGTTATTTGAGATCATGGGGgtgtgggagggggggagggggtggaTGAGTAgcctcgtgttttttttttacaagaaagatGATGCCAACTTTTTAACAATTTGTTTTCTCCTTGTCATTTCCTGTAGACCGCAAAGCTCCGGCCCCAGCCCCTCCCGTGGAAGCAGAACCGCTAAACGAAGTGGCTCCTCCTCTACCGCACGCTCCACCTCCACACAAGCCCCCTCCCTTACCCCATCGCCCTCCTCCGCCTCCGCCCTCCAACTACATCATGTCCACCACCAGCTCCTACATGTCGGGAGAAGGCTACCAGAGCCTGCAGTCGATGATGAAGACGGAAGGTCCCTCCTACGCCCCGATGCCGCCCAGCTACGCGCCCCCGATACCGCAGTATCACCCCCACGTCTATCCGCCGCCCGCGCAACCGCCTCCAGGCCCTCCGCCGCCTCCTTCCAACTACCCGCCGCCCAACTTGGCGCCAGCGTATCCGCCGCCGGGCTACAACAACTACCCTCCGCCGCCTCCTCCACGCATGCCTCTGGGCCACGTGCCCCCTCAAGTTATAGGCCTCCCGCCTGGGGGTTATCCTCCACCCCCCGTGCCCCCAGGACAGTCACAGGTGCCCCTGCCCCCTCCGCCTGGCATGCCTATGAATCACGGTGGGTGGATGAGATGAGAGTGAAACCACAGTCTCTGAACTGGAACCAGGAACTTGTGTTATTCGGCTGGTAGAAAACGGAGGGAGCGCTTGTTCACTTGACTTTTGTTGAGGTTCTTAATGAAGGCTTAACAATAAATAGACTTGAAAAGGAAAAGTGAGGTCTGGACAGTATTGTTATGAGAACCTGAAGTAGCTTTAACATGTACAGGATGGTACTTCATCTAGTTCCAGGATCTTATCACAAATACTGTCTGCTCATTGTTATTGTTCTGGAAATGCACCAGGAAATATTAGCACCCTGAATTTAGTTTTGTCACACAATACTCATTCTTTAATTGTGGGGTGATGAAATGTACTGTTTTTACTTTATCTTTTTGAGTAGATCAAATGTTGACTCTTATACTTCTATAGTCTATCACCCTCATTTTGGTTTTCCTCCTATTTTCAGTCATACCAGTGTCCTTTCCCCTGCAATCTGTTTTGCTTTTCTCAAGTTTTGCTGAGAAAAACGGCGTAAAATCATGAGACGGTTGTTCATGACATGCAGTAGTCATATATAAAAAGGACTATCACACTGAGAAATGTTCATCAGTTTGTTCAAACATGCTGtatatccttttttttgtcatattacTTTCTATTCTGTGAGAACACTGAGGTCATGTTGCTAGATATTTCTGCTACCATAGCATtcattttatcacatttatttCCTGTCCCATTATCTTTAGTGAATCTGCACTGCAGACAGAATAACAGTAACTAGATAGTCATCAAACCAACCGTGTCTAACACTGGACAGTCTAAGGTATATTTGTACATATCTGTTCTTTTCATTTAGGCATTGCTTTTTGAGAGTTTCTATCCATACGTGCCTTAGTCTGGCTTCTCTTCTGTATCCTGCACGCAGCTTTGGTTTTGTGTCTGAGTGGCACTTAGGACAATAAAGACCTGCTTTTCCTACTTTGGAGTTAACTGAGTAGTGTGTTTTTAATCTGTATGAGGTAAAAAGGTGTAGATCCTTATGTTGTAGCTGGATTCATTATGCACAGCAGTGGCTCCCACCGTTCGTCAGATGGATTCAAGTACCTCTTCATCTACACCACTCGTATGTTCTTATGAGTGGATTAAACTGGATGTTATTTAAAGCTATTCATTATATAAAAGTGGATATAGTTgcaatatgttttcatttaacCAACATGcatccatttatccattacttttatttcaaaagtttaacattatccattacttttagttaacgtTTTATGTCCACTGTTTAAAAGTACTTTGAGCTTCTTCAGTAGCTATTTCAACTTTTTATCTATACATTTacacacagtgacatcacaTTAACAACACCGCTGCCCGTTACACCTCCAACAAAAATGGCTTTGCCCCCAAATgcttgtatgtatgtgtgtgtgaaagaattTCAccatttatccatatttcatctgttttcaaccatttatcttTGACTTTTTGCCAACTATTTTTCATGTTCTCTCAATTACAATTGTTGTTAATGTGTCACAACTGACTAAGGTTGATCGGCAGGTTACTGTAAATTACTGTAATTTCCTCCTTAACCAAATGGAGGTTTTTTAGTTTTCCCTGTCAATCTGCCATGTTTTCCAGATACCTGGTCGTTAGGGTCAACACCTGCTATACATCTTCATCCTTATTTGgtaatttaatttactttatttggtttgttttgatttgatttaataaaaattgaagaaaaaaaagtgtctttttaTTATGTTCACTCGAGCCAGGTCATAACAACAACTGTTCTAACTCCAATTTCATTCTCTGTGTTCAAGCCAAAGTTTCTCCAACTCAAGCTTCTCCACCAGCCGCATTTTTTCCAACTCAAGCTACTCTGCTTGCTGAAGTTTCATTAACACAAGTTGCTTTTCCATGTCCACTTTTAAACATAACGTCTCTTGCTTAAACTGCATTGCTAACAACTCTTTCTGCTACTCAAAAGCCAACCAGCTGTCTGCACAGCTGCTGGTGCAGACACCAtcctgacagtttttcttcgccacaATGCCATAATGGTCAGCTAGCCTATTTGCATCGGCTGATCCTTTTTACAGCACTTACAAAGACAGCAGTAGGAGCATCAACAAAAACTCAGACAAGGAAGCCATACTTAcacagaaaataatgtgttcacttccagacacacacacttagccTATGGCAAATGACAACCCCTCAACAGGTGAATTTCCCCCTAACTGCCTAACCAAACTTCACGTTGCTTGCGGCAGGGATTTACTAAAGGTGTAACGGATtgtaatgctgtttttttagtttgttttgaacattaggaagaagaaaaacaaccatctTCAATATGCTTGAACTCTATAAATTGATGGTAATGAATGCTATTATATAAAGCCATAACACTGATTTTAAACATGAAATGAAGCAGGCTACATAATGGTCAAGAAGGCCTATGTTCAGATAATTGCATCCTCTATATCTTTGAcacctcatcaaataattagcaggcctgtatttaatagtggtcaatggttcaacaagcccacagtTTGGTTTGTACGTCATTGAACAGTTTGGTTTTTTTATGGTTTGGACCAATTTCACAGCCGATATTTTGAATTGTCATAATAGGATAAGCACAGGTGcgtttaataatattaatgatggCTGCATTCCACTTAGGGGAGGCCCTGTTActattgtgtgaatgctggctcactggaatagcTTACCGGGACACTTAATGGAactgagccatcgttaatgttatcaATTTCACCTGAGATTTTCCTAcgatgacatgtcaaaatgtctgctgtgaaaaaaaggtCTATTTATGCACTGAAAACCAGCAGACATGCAAGCAGACAACCCCACAAAATAACATGGATGTGCCCCCAAGACAGTTCACAAACAACTGACACTAACCATGTTGCCACaacactataataataattaaaaaacccAGAACAGAACAAAATGGGAAACACCACTACTACACTAGgggaaaaaacatgtctgtgatctcctgacatctgatctaatcagcttgaacaccttggaaatcatcaagagtcataaaatcagttttctgcaacattttggaCTACgtagcgcctatttggcagtcattttgaaaaatggctgccGCGCCCATCAGGGGCCAAATTTGAAACACCCCGATatttatatcttttcataacatataaacctacatctgtgccaaatttgtggCTTTTATCGCAGCGTAAAACAGCGTATCAAAACAGAAACGCTTACCTTCTGAACAGCACAACAGTCCGACCCCAAGTCAGAAACCAATGCTTCCTGCAGAAAACACATGAATCTTCCAAAACCAGAGACCCAAAGCAGCTCTGGTAACAAAGCACACAGCTGGACAAAGAAGTCACTAATCAGCTGCACAATCAACACCATACACCTGCTGCTACCTGCAGCACCAAACTCATGTTTTCACAAATAGCCCCCCATTTTTTATAACCTGGCTCCAGTGGCCACAACAAAAAGCAGATGCACCATGATCAAATGTTaattaaagttattttattaaattaaattaaattgaacaGAATTAAGTAAATTAAAGTATCAAATAAAGATTAAGCTGAGGAGCGTGGATGTCAGCACAATCAGGAGTGTAAGTGTGCATGAGTGATAAGGGTAAGGTCATAAGGGTAAACTAATGGGACACTGCCAGTAACAGCGAGAGGGCTTTACAGACTGGGAACAGGTGTTGCCAGTTGACCCTAACAAACCCCTGCTACTAGGGATCTGGAAAACATGGCAGATTGACAGGGAAAGGTAGGAGTCATCACACCAATCACAATTCTATGTTTTAGTCGagttatgtttattatttgggAGTTGGGAATCACTCATGTACAGAACTTCATAGACAAAATCAGCAGTTTTACTTCCAGTACTGTGCCAACAGAGGGCAGTCTAACTCATCACACATGCCTGGTTCATGAAATAAAGACAGAACTTCACAGTATCATTAACcaactttgtttattttctcccagatttcTCTAAAAGTGGCCTATTTCACGGTTTCTTTTCACCTGCCAAATATTCATCTTATCTCATGAAAAGAAGTTATACAGCTAGTTACTACAGGAATGTACATGTACGCTGTAGGTTCTAGGATTCTGTACTGTGTGGTTTTAGCATAtaggcagaaaaaaagaaacactatagatgtttttataaaaaaaaaaggaaagacagTTGGGTTCCAAATCAAAACACCatgcagaagaaaaaaatgtggcACATTTCAAATCAAATGCCATTTATAAAGTATTCAAAATTGCATCATGGCTTCAAATCAGTTCCTAGAAAAAAGGACACTTTTAAAAAACCATACTTTGATTTAGTTTTGACCCCGTTGTTTGAGAGGTGCGTGGCGGGCAGCCTCAGAAATGTTCTAATTTGGAACAAATAACACTAGAGATGGGAGAGCCTGAGCTGCCAGTCACTAATCTTATCTACCAAATACCTTTACAGTTTGAGTAAATATGAtaaatttaaaaacatgacTGTTCAGTTACTGATAGCACTCCCATCTCTATCTGACAACCTGGCAATAAATACTCTGACAAACAGCGTTTGTTCATTCTGACATCAAGAAATACTTAAATGTTAGTGTTTTCAGGAGACATCTAAGGGAAGACTTATCTCTCGTATTCTAAGAAATAAAAAGATTCAACGTTAAGAAACATGCGCCGCGTAAACACACCTGCTGAATCCACAGAAAAGGACTGAGCTTTAAGAAAAGTTTTTCATCTACTgagatataaaacaataaacaggGAATTAGGAGCCATCCAAACTGAAGTTTAATATTTGGCCTTGAAATTTGTCTTTTAATGGGACAAGGCTTTTTGTATGGATTCAGCAAATGCCTTCAGCAGTCTTCAACCGAGTTGTAACCAGGGTTCAATAGAGAAGAAGAGGATTCACAGGCAGATGCTACAGCTGCTAGAGAGCCATTCAGTCtccttccacacacacatgcacgccaacacacgcacacaaacacgcagTCACAGATGGGCAAAGGTAAAGCTGTAGCCCTCCCAACCTGAGAAAATGATTGTCGAGCATGCACACAGCATACAATTTTTTAGTTAATTCCACAAAGTCAGAAAATGATCCATTAGCTCATGGAAGATGGTTTTGATTCAGAATGGCCTTGATACACGTTCAGAGGTTACAGAGAGAAGGAATAATACCAATTCATCtggaaaagaataaaaaaaaccatttttttttttaccaaaagcAAACCCTGTTTAAGGTccggttgtgtgtgtgctttctcAAACTAAATAATTGATCACATGGCCACGctagaatacaaaataaaagtaaaatcaaCAATAACAATGAAGTAGTGCTATGGTTTTTATACACAATATACACAAGTTAACAGTGATCTCTAGACTTTATTATCCATAGACTTGTCTTATGAGCAAAAAGGCGCTAGGTCACAGTGGGTTTCACATTAGTTAACACTTTAGAATCCTAATGCTAGTTATACTTGTTGACCACTAGGAGGGAGGATACATGTGACAGGAGCTAGGGTCTCTATAGGAGGTACTATATCGGAAGATACCGCCTTGGTGTTGCCTTCACATCCCGGCAACATGTGGAGAGATCTCTGCCCCCCGCGGCCTTATCATCGGGTCTGTGCTTGAAACCATGTCGTATCGTCAGCTTAATGGAGCACAGCTAAAGAACTGAAGGTGGTGTGTGttgatgccttcaaatgggggTCGTGTTCACtgtgttcatgagaagagtccGTGAGCCCTGCTCATGTGGTATTCGCAActtcgtaagtggaaagtttcagAAAGCTCTGAGTTTGtcacgtgtttgttgacgtcagaaatggcggaggccttggaagtaaATTTTTCATTGCATACTAAGTTACTATTGTAATTtttgttgtatattgttttgtttttttgtaattttataatatgtctgaggaaaatgttgatattcccaacggccttaTCGtattcctctgtcattatgcctttgcatttactgcattatgttacccgcttgctaaattgttagcctccgtggcttctagatgccgacagtaacgttaatattgccgttgcttatagggtgaccaggtgttccactttacgagggactgcacagcatttttatcccttgtcccacaaATTGAGACAAAGTCC is drawn from Sebastes umbrosus isolate fSebUmb1 chromosome 18, fSebUmb1.pri, whole genome shotgun sequence and contains these coding sequences:
- the ccnk gene encoding cyclin-K isoform X1, translating into MLKSSAAGPSTVASPQQMKEFKENFSGQLILDHIKPCWYWDKKDLAHTPSQSEGLDPGTEARYRREGARFIFDVGTRLGLHYDTLATGIIYFHRFYMFHSFKQFPRYVTGACCLFLAGKVEETPKKCKDIIKTARSLLNDVQFAQFGDDPKEEVMVLERILLQTIKFDLQVEHPYMFLLRYVKQLKGEKNKVCKVLQMAWTFVNDSLCTMLSLQWEPEIIAVAVMYLAGRLCKFDIQEWTAKQSSRRWWEQFVQDVPVELLEDICHQILDLYSQGNKPIPQQIQEKERAAVPQIPIPPMPQGLPPVPAPPPPPPKKTSPQGGSPARQLKRSHTSPKDEPKAPEQVGLKIPRLESPMPPLPTSQPPPDRKAPAPAPPVEAEPLNEVAPPLPHAPPPHKPPPLPHRPPPPPPSNYIMSTTSSYMSGEGYQSLQSMMKTEGPSYAPMPPSYAPPIPQYHPHVYPPPAQPPPGPPPPPSNYPPPNLAPAYPPPGYNNYPPPPPPRMPLGHVPPQVIGLPPGGYPPPPVPPGQSQVPLPPPPGMPMNHGGWMR
- the ccnk gene encoding cyclin-K isoform X2, encoding MKEFKENFSGQLILDHIKPCWYWDKKDLAHTPSQSEGLDPGTEARYRREGARFIFDVGTRLGLHYDTLATGIIYFHRFYMFHSFKQFPRYVTGACCLFLAGKVEETPKKCKDIIKTARSLLNDVQFAQFGDDPKEEVMVLERILLQTIKFDLQVEHPYMFLLRYVKQLKGEKNKVCKVLQMAWTFVNDSLCTMLSLQWEPEIIAVAVMYLAGRLCKFDIQEWTAKQSSRRWWEQFVQDVPVELLEDICHQILDLYSQGNKPIPQQIQEKERAAVPQIPIPPMPQGLPPVPAPPPPPPKKTSPQGGSPARQLKRSHTSPKDEPKAPEQVGLKIPRLESPMPPLPTSQPPPDRKAPAPAPPVEAEPLNEVAPPLPHAPPPHKPPPLPHRPPPPPPSNYIMSTTSSYMSGEGYQSLQSMMKTEGPSYAPMPPSYAPPIPQYHPHVYPPPAQPPPGPPPPPSNYPPPNLAPAYPPPGYNNYPPPPPPRMPLGHVPPQVIGLPPGGYPPPPVPPGQSQVPLPPPPGMPMNHGGWMR